TGCTGATTATATTCCTTGTGCCGGGCACTCGTTAAATTTAGTCGGCGTTAAGGCAGCTGAATGTGTTAATGCAGTCGTTAAGTATTTCTATATCGTACAAAATTTGTACACATTTTTATCAGGATCGACTTATAGATGGCAAAAACTATTGTCATATTTaggaacgaaaaaaaaagtcgtTAAATCTTTATCCGCTACTCGATGGTCAGCCCGAGCTGATGCAATCATCGCTCTTTTCACAGGTCATACAGATATTACGAAAGCTCTAGATGATTTATCAAAGGATGATACGCAGTCTAACGAGACTAGACTTGAAGCTAAGACCATTTTAAAGcaaattacaaaatttgaaaatgtcTTTATAACTGTGGTATGGCACGAAATCTTGACACGTATTAATGATACAtctaaaaatttacaaaaagaaaatatggATTTGTATATAGCATGCAGTCTTTTAAATTCCTTAGAATTGTATTTATTGGATATCAGGGATAAATTCGATGAGTTTTTAGAAAAAGCAAAAAGCTTTACTGATATCTGCGAAAGTGAATCTACATCTGAGCCAAGAAATCGAAGAAGAAGCGTAAAACTTACTCGCTTTGAAGGAGAGAGTGAACATACACAATTTACTGGAGATGAAAAGCTCAAAATAGAGATTTTTTATCCGATAATCGATTCACTTTGTTCCAATTTGAAAACCAGAAAAACTGCTTACGAAACGGTGAATGATAACTTCAAGTTTTTTACTGCTCTACCAAACATGACATACGAAGGAATAAAAGAATGCTGCGAAAAGCTTGCCAGAAAATATGATCAAGACATTTCTGCAGAAAATTTAATATCAGAATGTTTACATTATAAACATTATCTTCGTGATACACGAAAGAACGAAGAATTATTTATTCCTGATCTATACTTGCAACTGAAGAAAGAATTTCTGACGTCTACATTCCCAAATATTGAAATAAGTCTCCGAATATTCCTTACCCTAATGATCACCAATTGTGCTGGTGAACGATCATTTTCTAGATTAAAGTTGATAAAATCCGATCATCGAAGCACAATGTCACAGTCACGATTGAATCATCTAAGTTTAATGAGTATAGAATCGGACttattaaaatcgattgaTTTTGATGAACTCATATCTAATTTTGCTGCGAAgaaatcgagaaaaaaagttttttaagctgTATATAATTACTGTTATTTTAgtgcaaaaataaatttttaaacaaattttctaaatCTTGTTTCTATTTTACCAAGTGTGTgatttgatatttttcttattatgttataaaatttgttgttgtatatcgaaaattttcagaattgtGGGGCCCCTGCCTACCTCGGGGCCTCGGGCCAGGGCCCTGCGGGCCCTGCCTTAAAGACGGCACTGGCTAAATCGGTGTCGGTCACGTGCGGCTGCAGCAGACAAAGCGAATTCAACGGAGctggcagagagagagagagagcgacgcgcgcgagcgaaattcGGTGCTGCCGCGGCGACGGTCTGCTGGCTAGCGCGAGGGACGTCGCTGCAGTACGTCGTCGAACGGCGTGGCGCTCTCACGTGCCTCCGAGAAAAAGCTCGTCGTTTTTCTATACCGAAGAGTGAATAGTATAGACCCTTGGagggtatactaagtgcgcgcgcgggctcaAGTGCGACATGCGATATTATCGGCCGTTATCATCACGACGAGCGCAACGTTAACGAGAAATAGACACGAGATGATGAGCTTGGAGCTTTCGAGGACCGTCGCACATCTGGCGGCCGCGAACGAGCAGCTTGCCGCGGCGCACAACATCAGCCTCGGCCAGCTCAACCGACTGCTGCTCTCCGCTCCTGACCCGGCTGCCGCTTGCACCAAGTGTGAGTATACACCTATctattttttatctttactCGTCCGATGgataatttttattctcaATCGCTCGGATGGACATTACAGGCAAGGCGCGCGGCACGGTAGCGGCGAACAAGCAGGCGAGGAGGTGGCGAAAGCCAATAACGACGAAAAAGACGAGCAAAATCGAGATGGGCCTGAGGCGAGAGATCCAAGGCTTGACGACTCGCATGGACGAGTCTCGAGCGACAAACGAAAGACTGGCGAACGACTTGGAGGAGCAAAGACTGCTGACCGAGCGGCTGACCCGCGACATCGGGGAGATGTCGACGAGGGCCGAGCGCAGCCGAGAGCCAATTAGTGGCAGTAGCAGCGAGAGCGTCGAGGAGCTGAGGAGTCAACTGGTGTTGAAGCGCGAGGCTCGCCAGCGGGCCATCGCCAACATCTCCTCGGAGATGGACCGGCTGAGGCGCGAACTCGAGTCCGAGAAGTCGGCCCACGAGCAAACGAGGAAGACGCTGGAGGAGCTCCAGCAGGCCAAGAGCACCGAGCGGCTCGCCGACGACAACTGCGGGTGCAGTGCCTCCGAACGGCTGGAAGCCTCCAGGCTCGCGGACCTGCTAAAGGTATGAGATAttggtgtgtgcgtgtgtgtcctGTTTTACCGACCGTCGGTAATGCCTCGTTAATAATCGAAGACACTCGCGCGTTGCAGACGTCGGAGCAAGCGATGAGCGAGCTCTGGCTGCAGGTGGAGCGAACGGACGACCTGCGCTTCCAGCTGGAGAGCGGCCCGGACACGGAGGAGCGCCTGGCCCGCAGCGTCGGCTCGCTGAAGCGGCTCTCGGaggagacgcgcgcgagcctcgaGTTGCGTAAGCAGCAGGTGAACCTGCTGAAAGACCGACTGGCCCAGCTGGTGGTGAGACTCGCCGAACCCTGCGACGAGCCCTGGGGAGAGCTCAAAGAGGAGCTCGACCGCCAGGGCGCCGACGTCGCCCGATCCCGGCAGCTGTcggacgagcgcgcgcgcatcctgGCCGAGCTGAGGGAGCACTCGTTCCGCCAACTGCACGAGCTGAAACTGAAGCTGGAGAACTGCCGCAAGGAGAACCAGAGCCTCGACGAGGAGCTGAGCCGCAACCAGGACAAGATGGACGGACAGGCCGCGGACATCCTGAACCTCGAGTCCCAGCTGGGCCTGGCCAAGGCCGACTGCCGTGACCTGCAGAACCAGATGTCTCTGATCAACGGCCTCTTCAGCCAGATGCTGCTCGGCGCCTCGTCCGCCCAGATGGACCTGGACCGACTGACTCGACTGCTCCAGGAGAACCACGACCTCATCAGCGGCATCGCCAAGGAGAACGGCGCCGAAGCCGCGGCTCTGCCCAAGCTACTGCTCGACATCATCGAGCAGGTCGACGCCGTGGGCGAGGAGTCCGCGGACGACGAGAGGGTGCAGGAACTCGAGCAGCAGGGTCAGAGCATCGCCGACAACCTGCCGAAAGTCTGGCGAGTCCTGCTCGAGCTGCTCAGCTGTCACGCTGGGGGGGAACAGGCGATCGAGGAACCGACGCCGGATAGCTGCTACAAGTCCGTCGACACGCCCAAGGGTCCGAGGCTCGTCATATCCGTCAGCAAGACGTACATTCGACTGAAAGAGCTCATTCTCGAGAAGAAGCACCTCGAGAAGGAGATGAACCGAATGAAGCAACTCAACACCCACCTCGAGGGCAAGCTGTCCCAACAGGTACGCGATATATAACATTGATAACGTTAAATTTTTCAGCCAATTCACAATAGACTTAAATTCTCGACAGGAGAAGAGACTGTCCACCGTCTCGGACGAGCTCAGCGAGACGTGGAACGTGGTCAGCCGCATGCAAGCCCAGCACCAGCAGCTGCACACGCACGAGAAGATTCTGAGATACGAGCTCCAGCAAAAAAGGAAAATGCTGCAGGAGCTGAAGCAGGAACTCGAGTACTGCCGAGAGAAGTGGGAGTCGGCGAGGCAGAAAAACACAAACACGGAAATCGAGTGGAGGAGTCTGAGGAGAGAATTCGCCGCGCGCAAAGCCGCCGCTACTCACAGTGACTCCTTTAATAATAGGTGATCGCACCTCTTAATCTTTGCTTTTTGCTCGTCGCCCTATACTAAAACGCTCCGCATTCCTCAGCGCTGAAAGTGGATTCAGCGACGAGAGggaggacgaggaggaggacgacgacTCCGACGAGGAGGTCCAGTCGTCGAGAGTTCGAATGAACCCCCGAAGGCGAACCACGAGAAAAGTAAAGCCCTCGTTTTTTAACTTATATTAACATATATAGAAAAGCTTCCGAAACAGCGATCGCTAACGCGAGCACTTTGTGTGTCGCAGGATGGCTCAAGGCCAGTTACAGTACCTGACACGGAATCCGAGCAGCCGACGGACACCGAGCTCTCCGAGCCGAAGACAGCCTCGTGTTCGACGTCCGGACAGCGAAGCCCCTCACCCGAGACCGAGCCCGAACTGGAAAACTGCGAGGTGACCGAGGTGACCGAAGCGACCGAAGCAACGACGGAATGCTTGCAGCTCGAAAATAACTCCGTATCTCAGGTGCTAATATTTACAGGAGCATACGAGGCGCAGCGATATCGATAAGGATAAATCGATCAATAATTCTCTCTCGACTTTCCTCCTATAGGACTCGCCGAGCACGAGCGAAACGCTCGATCCGCTGGATAAAGCGCTGACCAACGTCATCCAGAATCTCATCTCCAGCACCGAGTCCGAGCACGCCGATGATTCTCCAGATAAGCAGACGCTCGCGCCACAGCCGACTCCGATCGTATCGGTCTTCAGTATCGGTCCGATTCCCTCCGATAAGACCAACTTGCCGGTCAAGAACGTGCAATTCGGCAATCCACTTGTCATAGGTCCCTCGAACGATTCTCCGAGCGCTGCAACAGAAGATAAGCCAGTTAGCGACACATCAGCCGTGGCATCGACTAATTCAAGCTCGTCGGAGCACGAGAGCCGTCTCGACGCTCGGGCCGAGCGGCTGCGAAACTTGGAGGCGCAAGCCGAGTGGCTGGTGAAAAAGGTCAGCGACACCAACCGACGGGGCTCCGCTTTGAACTCGAGGCTCGAGGAGCTGCACGAGACTTACGGATCGACGCCGGCGGCTCCGCCGATGCCGGACGTTCTGCCCGCGTTTCGACTGCGGACTCAACTCGAGGAGGACAATGACAGTGCCGCCGCTGAGCCGGAATAAAGACGAGCTGCTCGTCGACTACATCTCTCCATCTTGTTCGTTCCTGTACCATTTCGTTATCGACTCTTAACTTATTGCCGTACCTTGTAAGATGATTTCCTGCTTGAAATTCcactttcttttttattcattttttaatcgtCTTCCGGATTAACTACCATCACTTGAATGTTGTAATTTGGACATTTATATATGCATCtggtatttgaaataattattcgtgAATTTTTTATCTACGTGGatattatattgaaataaatgatgaaatttgAGAAATCGATGCGCGAGTACTACGGGTTTATTGTTCTCTGCGTGAAAAATAATGGTAAGCGGGTGTTTATTCGAATGATTTGTCACAAtgtttatttctttaaatagTTAACAATCTCTTGGTAATAACTTTTCCAGTCGCTTGTAAGGCACACTTTATTTGTCTAAAAGTATTTCACAAACGCGTTTGCGCGCTTTACAACTACAATTACAATAGTCAGTCGTATTTATAGTATTCACAAATATACTGTCGGCTCTcgcgaagaagagagagagagagagagctcgataTACGCCTaaatagataataataataaaattcgtaCAAAACATACTCTCATAACAAAAACAGATATAGATTCAGATCTAAGTAT
The sequence above is a segment of the Nasonia vitripennis strain AsymCx chromosome 3, Nvit_psr_1.1, whole genome shotgun sequence genome. Coding sequences within it:
- the LOC100118427 gene encoding myosin heavy chain, non-muscle → MMSLELSRTVAHLAAANEQLAAAHNISLGQLNRLLLSAPDPAAACTKCKARGTVAANKQARRWRKPITTKKTSKIEMGLRREIQGLTTRMDESRATNERLANDLEEQRLLTERLTRDIGEMSTRAERSREPISGSSSESVEELRSQLVLKREARQRAIANISSEMDRLRRELESEKSAHEQTRKTLEELQQAKSTERLADDNCGCSASERLEASRLADLLKTSEQAMSELWLQVERTDDLRFQLESGPDTEERLARSVGSLKRLSEETRASLELRKQQVNLLKDRLAQLVVRLAEPCDEPWGELKEELDRQGADVARSRQLSDERARILAELREHSFRQLHELKLKLENCRKENQSLDEELSRNQDKMDGQAADILNLESQLGLAKADCRDLQNQMSLINGLFSQMLLGASSAQMDLDRLTRLLQENHDLISGIAKENGAEAAALPKLLLDIIEQVDAVGEESADDERVQELEQQGQSIADNLPKVWRVLLELLSCHAGGEQAIEEPTPDSCYKSVDTPKGPRLVISVSKTYIRLKELILEKKHLEKEMNRMKQLNTHLEGKLSQQEKRLSTVSDELSETWNVVSRMQAQHQQLHTHEKILRYELQQKRKMLQELKQELEYCREKWESARQKNTNTEIEWRSLRREFAARKAAATHSDSFNNSAESGFSDEREDEEEDDDSDEEVQSSRVRMNPRRRTTRKDGSRPVTVPDTESEQPTDTELSEPKTASCSTSGQRSPSPETEPELENCEVTEVTEATEATTECLQLENNSVSQDSPSTSETLDPLDKALTNVIQNLISSTESEHADDSPDKQTLAPQPTPIVSVFSIGPIPSDKTNLPVKNVQFGNPLVIGPSNDSPSAATEDKPVSDTSAVASTNSSSSEHESRLDARAERLRNLEAQAEWLVKKVSDTNRRGSALNSRLEELHETYGSTPAAPPMPDVLPAFRLRTQLEEDNDSAAAEPE